The proteins below come from a single Hippocampus zosterae strain Florida chromosome 5, ASM2543408v3, whole genome shotgun sequence genomic window:
- the erp44 gene encoding endoplasmic reticulum resident protein 44 yields MKLSTILPFLFDRIICVILLVMGLTTPGQAEITSLDSANIDDVLNNAGVSLVNFYADWCRFSQMLHPIFEEASNIMREEFPDTKQVVFARVDCDQHSDIAQRYRISKYPTLKLFRNGMMMKREYRGQRSVVAIADFIRQQQVDPVKEIHSLEELKTADRSKRNIIGYFEKKDSDNYHTFEKVSNILRDDCVFMAAFGSVSESERFSGDNVIYKPVGESIPDMVYLGSLTNFDLTYAWAQDKCVPLVREITFENGEELTEEGIPFLILFHLKEDNESLEKFQQEVARQLISEKGSINFLHADCDKFRHPLLHIQKTPADCPVIAIDSFRHMYVFPDYKDLNIPGKLKQFVLDLHSGKLHREFHHGPDPTDTTPGQEEIGGDGASKPPQSSFQKLAPSETRYTILGRDRDEL; encoded by the exons GTGATGGGCCTTACCACTCCCGGACAAGCAGAAATCACCAGTTTGGACTCAGCCAACATTGACGACGTCTTAA ATAATGCTGGCGTTTCCTTAGTTAACTTTTATGCTGACTG GTGCAGATTTAGTCAGATGCTCCATCCCATCTTTGAGGAGGCGTCTAATATCATGCGGGAGGAGTTCCCTGACACCAAGCAGGTGGTGTTTGCACGAGTTGACTGCGACCAGCATT CCGACATAGCGCAGCGCTACCGCATCAGTAAGTACCCCACGCTGAAGCTGTTTCGCAACGGCATGATGATGAAGCGGGAGTACAGGGGTCAGAGGTCAGTGGTGGCCATCGCCGACTTCATCCGCCAGCAGCAGGTTGACCCCGTGAAAGAGATCCACTCCCTGGAGGAGCTGAAGACTGCGGAT AGGAGCAAAAGGAACATTATTGGATACTTTGAGAAGAAAGACTCTGACAACTACCACACCTTTGAAAAAGTCTCCAACATCCTCCGAGATGACTGCGTCTTTATGGCTGCTTTcgg ATCGGTGTCCGAGTCGGAGCGCTTCAGTGGGGACAACGTCATCTACAAACCGGTTGGGGAGAGCATCCCCGATATGGTTTACCTCGGCTCCCTCACCAACTTTGACCTGACCTACGCTTGGGCTCAGGACAAGTGTGTGCCTCTGGTCAGGGAGATCACCTTTGAAAACGGGGAG GAGCTCACCGAAGAGGGCATCCCTTTCCTTATCCTGTTCCATCTCAAAGAAGACAATGAGAGCTTAGAGAAGTTCCAGCAAGAAGTAGCTCGTCAGCTCATCAGCGAGAAAG GTTCCATCAACTTCCTGCACGCGGACTGCGACAAGTTCCGCCATCCTCTCCTCCATATCCAGAAGACTCCTGCCGACTGTCCCGTTATCGCTATTGACTCGTTCAGGCACATGTATGTGTTCCCGGACTATAAAGACCTCAA TATTCCTGGCAAGCTGAAACAGTTCGTGTTGGACCTTCACTCCGGAAAACTACACAGAGAGTTCCACCACGGTCCAGATCCCACGGACACCACGCCCGGACAG GAGGAGATCGGGGGCGACGGGGCCAGCAAACCCCCGCAGAGCTCCTTCCAAAAGCTGGCGCCCAGCGAGACTCGCTACACCATCCTCGGACGGGACCGCGATGAGCTGTGA